Part of the Clostridia bacterium genome, GTGCCGCTGCTCGCCGCGAAAGCGGTGGGTGAAGACAAGCTCGCCCGCTTCGTTCGGCGCGCATTCGTATTTGCAGATCGGGAATTCTTCCCGGAGCGCGCGGAAGGTGTCGCGCTCGCGTATTTCGAGCGTGTAGACGCAGCCGCGCGCGACCGCGGCGTTTTCGCCGAGCGGGCGTATCGTTATCTCCGTTTCCGCGTCCGCGCGGACGACCGACGGCGTCACGAGGTAGTTGAAAACCTGATTGCTCATGCGCTCCTCCCCTTTTCTTCGCTTTACTTTTCAATTATAACCCCATCCGCGTGTAAAAGCAACCGTTGATACGGAAAAAACTGTTGCCATTCCGGCGACTTTATGATAATATTCTCATTAGATATAATAACGAAACGAAGTGTTGACTATGTGGTTAAACGTCGCGATAGGTCTGCTGATCCCGCTCCTCGGGACGACGCTCGGCGCCGCCTGCGTCTTTTTCCTGAAAAACGAGATGAGCGAACGCCTCAGCGGGGCGCTCTCCGGCTTCGCCGGCGGGATAATGGTCTCGGCGTCCTTCTTCAGTCTGATACTCCCCGCGCTCGACCTTTCAAAGGAGAGCTACGGCAAGCTTTCGTTCATCCCCGTCGGGCTGGGCTTCCTCGCGGGAATGCTCTTCCTGCTCGCGCTCGATCTGCTTATCCCGCACGTCCACCTCGACAAGAGCGAGGAGGGCCCTAAGACGGGGTTGAAGAAGACGACGAAGCTCTTTCTCGCGGTCACGCTGCACAATCTGCCCGAGGGAATGGTCGTAGGCATCGTCTTCGCCGGCTGGATGCACGGCAACACCTCCATCACGCTCGCGAGCGCGCTCGTGCTTTCGGTAGGCATAGCGCTGCAGAACTTCCCCGAGGGCGCGGTCGTTTCGATGCCGATGCGCGCGGAGGGCATGCCGAAGGGCAAGACCTTCGTATACGGGATGCTTTCGGGCGTAATCGAACCGATAGGCGCGCTGATGACCGCCTTCGCGGCGTCGCTCTTCCTGCCGATAATGCCCTATCTGCTCGCCTTCGCCGCCGGCGCGATGTTCTACGTCGTCGTCGAGGAGCTGGTGCCGGAAATGTCCGGCGGCAGGCACTACAACACCGGCACGATCTGCTTCGCGGTCGGCTTCGTGGTAATGCTCGCACTCGATATCGCGTTCGGGTGAGATGCGGAAAGAACGGTTTCAAATTAAAACGCGGGGAGCAGGCGTGCGCTTGTTCCCCGTTTCATATGCGTTTCCCGGCGACGGCCGAGGTTAAAAATAACGCGTTTTGCGTATTTATCATTCAATCAATGCTTGTTTTAAGTTTTTTATAAAAATTTTGAATAAAATGCTTGCAAAATGCGTATCTATGTTGTATAATAACAGAGCGCTGAAACGAAGCGCCAATATCGCGGAGTAGAGCAGTTCGGTAGCTCGTCGGGCTCATAACCCGGAGGTCGTGGGTTCAAATCCCTCCTCCGCAACCATTTAGAGTGGTCATAACGGATTCGAGTTATGACCACTCGTAATTTTTATTGTTTTTTTCTTGTTCTTGTGATATTATGCAATCGGAGAGGTGATTATTATGACGCTGACCATCGAAAGAACGACTGTTGATTTCGATCTTGAAATGACTCGGGAGTATTACAAATCTCATACTGTCTGTGACTGCTGCGACGATAAGAATTATCAGGAATTTGCAAAAGGAAAATTTCCTGAACTTGATTCGTTCTTGTCGCAGTTTGGCGTGGATATCTCGCGTCCTGACGAAACCGGCTCCGTTTATCTTGAAAAAAACGGTATGATTCAATACTTGTTTGTTGCTTATACGGTTGTCGGAAGAATCATTACAGAGGATCAGAATGATATTATCTTGAACGCTTCTGACCGTCCTATAAAGGTTTCAATCAATAACGAGTATTATCCTAACGAGCAGAAAGGCGATTATTTCAGCATTGTTGTCACAGGTATTGAATTGCCCTGGCTTCTTGGCGGTGAATATCCCGATAAGCCGAAAAAATCACTGTTTCAACGATTAGCAGCACATTTCAAAAAATAACTCCTATGTATCGGAGCAGGTTTTCCTGCTCCTTTTTATTTAGTGGGACTGATTAATTCAAAAACACAACGCCGATTCGTCGGAATCAAAGACGGCCGCCGTCATACCGGTCGGCTTTCCGGTTGACTGCCGGCATAATAGGCTTCAAGCTTCGGCCGCGCCGCTTCATAATGCTTTCTCAAGCAGGGGTCGAACTGTGTTCCCATGCCGTCGATGATTATACGGTCGGCCTCTTCAAAGGAATATCTCTCCTTATAGACGCGCTTGCTGACAAGCGCGTCGTACACGTCTGCGATCGCCATTATCCTGGCTTCAAGCGGGATCTCGTCGCCCTTAAGCTTGTCCGGATAACCCAATCCGTCCACTCTCTCGTGATGATAATGAGCGACGTTTTCGGCGATCCGGCGAAAATCATCATCGTCGGTATCCGTCAGGATCTCGCGAACGATACGGGCCCCCTCCTCCGCATGCTTCTTCATTTCGTTGTATTCTTCCGGAGTGAACCGTCCGGGCTTGCGCAGGATCGAATCGTTGACTGCAATCTTTCCGAGATCGTGCATAGGCGCAGCCTTGATAAGCTTTTCGCAGAATCCCTCGGGCAGGTTCAGCGATTTATCCGTCTTGATCGTTTCCGTCAGGAACCGGACGCCCGCGCTCGTTCTGCGAATGTGACCTCCCGTGGAATTGTCACGGCTTTCGACC contains:
- a CDS encoding ZIP family metal transporter, which gives rise to MWLNVAIGLLIPLLGTTLGAACVFFLKNEMSERLSGALSGFAGGIMVSASFFSLILPALDLSKESYGKLSFIPVGLGFLAGMLFLLALDLLIPHVHLDKSEEGPKTGLKKTTKLFLAVTLHNLPEGMVVGIVFAGWMHGNTSITLASALVLSVGIALQNFPEGAVVSMPMRAEGMPKGKTFVYGMLSGVIEPIGALMTAFAASLFLPIMPYLLAFAAGAMFYVVVEELVPEMSGGRHYNTGTICFAVGFVVMLALDIAFG